The following is a genomic window from Liolophura sinensis isolate JHLJ2023 chromosome 10, CUHK_Ljap_v2, whole genome shotgun sequence.
agtacaacacaaataaagctatttcataaacaaacaatttttctggaatttttaTCACTCATTTATATTTAGCACCTGGCACTCAGGTGTTCTCCCCAAAAAACTTCACATTTTGACCAAttagaaaaatgaataaaaagctTACATGcattgtgacatttgttaaAAAGAATTTTGTTAAGAAAGTATGAAAATTTGTCAAACATTGCTTAATATTATGGGTATCTTGTTATTGGTGAATTGTAATGTATATGCCCTTTATGTCGGCCCACAGAGCTGTGATATGTGGAGTCTGGGCGTCATACTGTACATCATGCTGTGTGGTTATCCCCCCTTCTACTCCGAGACGCCCAGCCGACAAATCACTGATGTCATGAAGAAGAAAATCATATCGGGAGAGTATGAATTCTCAGAAGACGATTGGCTGTCGATATCTCCGGAGGCTAAAGACGTTGTCAGGCGGTAAGACTCGAATctattaatatacatgcatttattttaattccCAGCGTTCTTCTAAGTGTTTAAACAAAATGCCAATCTAATccgaaaacaaacaaaaaaaaacaaaaaaacaaaatttataagGCAATACTAAATTGCCCTTGTGGGAGTCTACTAGTCTTTGCTTAAAacaaaactaatggcacttAGTCCAGTCTTAAGTTAATAGCAGTCTTAACTGCAAATACACTTTCAGAAAAAATGGGCCCAGAAGCATTGTTCTTGACCAGTGTGGTCGCACGTTCAAATCTACCAGTCAGTGATTTGGTTGCAGCGGTATAAAAGTCAGTAGGTTTACTGAGTGCACATAAACCCAGCcgttgttaaaatgaaaaattctttagtatggcatcaaagatgaatcaaataaatcatcaatGAAATGTTGTGATTGCCAGGCTTCTTCATGTGGACCCTTCCATGAGACTTAATATTGATGATCTCCTGTCCCACCCCTGGCTGAACGATGCCCCGGACACAGCCCTGAAGTCACCAGCCATCATCTCAAACAAGGTAGGCAGATCTGCTTCTGTACTGACTGAGGTGGCTGAAAGATGGACTACATGGtcatagaataaaataaataaaactgtggtTGTATTCATGAAGCATTGGTAGTGTAGCACTGTTGGCATGCTGAGGACTTGTTTGAAACCAGTCTCTGACCAGTGTCTTCCTGGGTGAACTTATGTGCTAAAGTACAGTGTAGTTTATGTCCTTATTTATTCTAACCGTTTTACGTCCAGAATCCTTTTTCGCTGGCTCAGCCaaacagtggtttactccaagtaTTTCtttccacaaagctatttctgacttgagtcaaaatttaagaattctttccaatgcttagtttttgataCTGGAAATTGAAAATTAGACATGTTTATCTAatgataacattgatgagagggacaaaatttcaatttccaaaGCCAAAAATAAGCTGTAAGCTTTCAGTCTTAAgtaagaaatggttttgtgtaaTCGGCCCTAATTTCCTCCGCCCATATTCCTgatagtgaaagtgaaagtggtgAGAGTAGAAAAGCTCTTGAGTGCAAATGAAACACCAGTGACAGTACATAAATGTGCAGATAGATTTAGACGTACACGTATCACCAGTTGAGGGCATGAAGTATTTTGTCTGGTCTACAGACACAACATAGCAATGTGCAGAGCATTTCAGTAGTGAGCAAACGACCAAGAACAAGCTGATCTCTGCGGAATTGTTTATGTACAGCAGGTGTTCAAAATGGATTGAAATGATGTCATTATTACTGTTACTTGTGTATCTTTACAGGATGGGTTTGAGGATATCAAACTGGCTTGCTCTGTACAACTGACAACCTTACGTGTACCAGATGTGTCCATCACACTCAAGCCCCTCCCTCATGTCACCAATCCAATCATCCGCAAACGTAACTTGAGACGGTAAGACTAGCTCCCAATTTCTGATCTCGACTTTAAGTCCTGGCAAtcattggtttcctccaaccataatgctggccatcattttataagtgaaatattcttgagtacggcgtaaaacaccaatcaaataaataaataagtcctaTCACTGAAAATATCAGTGAACTGCAGTTGCTATACATGGACTTCCCCAAACtaaatttatgtaaaactgTTTGAAATGTCTTAGCTGTTGTTAGAATTTAGAAAAATCATTTTGCATAAATAAGTTGATAAAAAGCCATCATTAATGTTATAGAAAATGTCTTCATGTTAGATCTTTATGTCTCCAGGTAGAAGGCATCCtgttttctctttctctctctctctctttctctttctctctctccttAGTTCTTGTACTTGAAACCTGTCACAGGGTTTCTCTGTGCACAGGTACTGGATAAAGaagtgtttatacatgtatggtttttTATCCAATCAGGGGACACCAGTCTGTTGACCAATCAGAAGAGCCTCCCAGGAAGCAGTCGTTTGATTCATGTCAGGTGACCACATTGCGGGATATCATTGCCTACTGCATACGCCCTCCTAAAGGTTTGACATCTTACGTCTGTTAAAGTTTTCCAAGAAGAAGAAACAAATAACTCTTTAATAATTCACTACAATgtttaacaaaacaaagcatCTGAATGTGGCATTGGTTTCATCACAATTtgaaatatgtgtataaaaGTAAAGACTTTGACTGTCTCCAGATTCTTTTATGTCTTTTGTGTCTTATCTAGTCCAAGGAAAATCCACTCTTTTCACCATTGGCGCTGGATTGTTGTCTTCTGTACAACAAGAAAGCATGTCCCATTGTTTGTTCCACCTGTGTATTTATTATTAAcattgttctctttttttttatctcttaaCAGCTGATGAGGATGACACTAAACTGAACGACCTAGTCACAAGAGCTTTACACTTTAATAACGAGAGTGAAGTGTTATCTGATAAGCTGACACAGTGGCAGTGGGACGGTGAGTCGGCCAtgtgtttatgcattttttcatttgttttgtgttaatcTATGTATTTGAAATTACCACAATACGATTAAATACTTCCAATATTCAGCCATACTCAatcaatcaagaatatttacctTATGAGAAGGAAACTGGGGAGAGAAACCAGACACATGACTGAGGAAACTACCATGCCTTGTCAGGCACacataaacaaaaaactttGGGAGACCCAGCtgcagcaggagctggatttgaactcttaaCCTTCACAAATAAATCTTCGAATGGCTCAGCCACTGAGATTGGTGTGGCAAGTGGGTGGGGGGAGGGAGTGATGATGGTTTACAGTTAAGGATAATCCATTATTGCTTTACTATGATACATATAATAtgattttcaatttgctcactGAAGTCACAGCTTATTCCAATATTGATTTGGTCATGAACTACCAGTACTTGTGAAGTAACACTTATTCCCAGTTCTTCTAGCAGTGGTCCAGTCAGATTCATGTTTCTGTGTTTTGGTAGATCCAGTTGGCTCTTTAAGCCATTTCTGTACTGAAACGACTattctgattggtgttaaaaTTTGACCTTTCCAACCAAATGAGGAGTCAGCAGATGGAATAGGTGTTACTTCAGATCAAACTAGTGAAAATTTAGGGTAAGGCAATGTCATGTGTAAAGCCATGACAGTTCCAGAAAACATTTGAGCTCCCAAACTGTTTAACATCCAAACTAATCAACCAATATTAAACTAAGTAAATTGAACAGAAATGTGATggtttattaaaataaaaatattgattttgttgttAAGTCACATATTTAAAGCTCTCAGATAGCAACATTTTGAGTCGCATTTTATCAAACTTCGTTATGTCAGCTTTCAAGTCTGAGATCAGAACCTTGTGCTATTCCTGTAGGTATGGTCCTGTCGGGAGCAGCTACTTGGTGTGACTTAGTGagattgtgttttattattagaTAAGATTTGATATAATTGCTTATTTGtgataataatgatgatgttgAAGCATcacaacataaatgtaaaaggtttcacaagttTGTTACAAATAATCTTCATAATGATCCCGGCATGTGGATCCCAGCTTGTGGATCCAGGCATGTGGATCCCGGCATGTGGATCCCGGCTTGTGGATCCTGGCATGTGGATCCAGGCTTGTGGATCCAGGCTTGTGGATCCCGGCATGTGGATCTAGGCATGTGGATCCAGGCTTGTGGATCCAGGCTTGTGGATCCAGGCTTGTGGATCCCGGCATGTGGATCCAGGCTTGTGGATCCAGGCATGTGGATCCCGACTTGTGGATCCAGGCTTGTGGATCCAGGCATGTGGATCCCGGCTTGTGGATCCAGGCTTGTGGATCCAGGCATGTGGATCCAGGCTTGTGGATCCAGGCTTGTGGATCCAGGCATGTGGATCCAGGCATGTGGATCCAGGCTTGTGGATCCCGGCATGTGGGTCCCGGCATGTGGGTCCCGGCATGTGGATCCCGGCATGTGGATCCCATCTTGTGGATCCAGGCTTGTGGATCCAGGCTTGTGGATCCAGGCATGTGGATCCAGGAATGTGGATCCAGGCTTGTGGATCCAGGCTTGTGGATCCAGGCATGTGGATCCAGGCATGTGGAATCCCGACTTGTGGATCCAGGCATGTGGATCCAGGCTTGTGGATCCAGGCTTGTGGATCCCGACTTGTGGATCCAGGCTTGTGGATCCAGGCATGTGGATCAACAcctttacatttacgtggtgatgccttgacttcattattattattatgattattattgaACCCAGATACTACTATGAGCCTTAAACAGAATACTTATTCACATGTTTGTTATTCTTCTTACAGGGCAGAAATTTAACCAGAAAGTGGACAAAAACTCCTTTGCTGAGAGTCTCCGTCAGCTTATTCAGCAAATATCAGCGCACTCTGTGGACAGTTCAAAGACTTCCTAGTAATACgccattttaggtcatttattaattaaaatttagaaaattttgtattatatattgtcAAGATTGCGTGGGAGAATTGATGAGTGAATGCGTAAATGTTGTAAGCGAGGTTTACCCACGTGTCGGAGGCACAGTCTTCCAGTGATGTGTATTACCCCTATAGTCATGATGGGAAATGAGCAGGACTTCATTGAGTGAGACTAATGATTCATGATGCTGTACATGGCTGTAGTTTAGTTTCTGATGTACTGATGGTTTCATACATACAGTTATTTTTGTAGACTTACACAagattatttattaattgttgACTGAATACATTTCAGTGAAGTAACACTCTGATGAAACGGTAGTTCCTCAAGATCAAAACCAAAAATTGtcaccttttttgttttgcaagTGAATGTACTAgtatatcttttgtttttgttttcaacttGGGGAATATATAACCCTGGTGGATAGTCCAAAAGTTGTCCTCTCAGTAATTTGAAGGATTTTTTTGGTTGAAAAAGCCATATGTCTATTGATTAACTAATCAATGGTGACAAAAATGCCTAAGAAGCACAAGATTTGTTGAGAGatccaaaaatatatgtacagtacctaATCTGCCTCAGTTGTTCTTCATGTATTTCTATTAAAACCTGGAAAATTTATAATTCGAGCCTATGATATTGTTTCTCTTTTACATAAATGTAGCCATTGGACTATTTGTTACAGAAATTTTACTGTGtcactgaaataaaatgacaccaaaatgatttatttgtgtcaacAAAAATGTGAGCTTCATAAAACTctacagattatttctctacaccccatagttctctcagaatgtttcaaaatattggtggcagTAGTGGTTGATAGGGTGAAAGAATAAGGACATTCTATCCTGGTTCTCCATGGTCAGTGCTCAAGAGAGAATTGTTCATTTCTCCTTTCTGAGGTGTAGAGCTTACTGGCGGATTTGCATAGCCAAGTATAAAAATTTCCAACTTGTTTTTATCAcctatttataaaaaaaaagatcattGTTAGAAAATAACCCAAGTTTGGGGGTTTGGAAGTGTGTTTTCTGGTTGAACAGGGCAGATCATTTAATGTTGTGGAGTTAGACTGGATATTTTGCcatataaaacatgaatgtgtGTAGAAATTCAGAGGAAATGAAGATTTTAAGTGACTTGTGATCAGGCATGAAAATTGTATGTAATAATCCAGTTCCAAACAGCACATTTTTACTTAAGAGAACATTTAAAATTCGATTTTTTAACCCCTCTCAGGTGTTAAAATTGGCAACAACTAAGGTGTTGTCAAATTTGAATCTTTGAACACAATCTTAAACCTGGCGACATGttgaagttttaaaatttagaCTTTGTGAAATTGACCAAGTTTGTCACATTGACGGTGTGGTCAGTTGCCACCTTAGTAGTTCTAATGTGTGGGGTCTGAAAACTGAAAAGGCGTATGTATGAATACTATGTAGTAATTAAAATCAGTTATATCAGAAACCTCAGTATTGATTTCTTTGTCATGCTGGAGATTAATTATTAATGAGACTATCGTTATATTTATATAGGTCACATTTGTATAGCATATTCCGAGATAGTCGTTTTCACCCACACGCTCTTATCGGTTTTCTCGGCCATGtacctgaaatattcttgagtaaaccACCAGTCCATCAAAATCACAAAGGTCACAGAGAGCATATGCCACAGTTTTCACCGCAGATTCTCCCAAATTTGACTCTTTCAAAAATCTGTTCAGAACTGTGTCGTTTTGAATGTCATCAGGTATTTACGGCCTTAGACACAGCATATCAGATTGTATATAGTTTACATCAGTTTGTTTCAGTGAAGCTGTGGATTGTACTGATTGTTTGAAAGACCCTCTGTTGGAAGTTCTGTTACATGCTGCAatcttttttgtgaaaaaaaaatgtattaaggAAATTAACTGTATAAGGAACTATAAACACAGGGTATTGACGACACGTTGCTCTGTAACCATGGCGACATCAGAATGCGATAAGGCCTCAGACACAACAATAATTTATTTCCACTTTTGTTTCTTattcctttttcatttttgtagcGTAGATGTATATAGACATAACTGTACCTATGGTAATGACTGCGTGAACCGCTGTAGTATTCACAAACCTATCTTTGGGGCCAATTATGCCAGCCAATAAAACCATGActgttttttaaaaagtataccATTTTCTTTTTGTCGTTCGAGAGTTCAGAGTTATGACAATAATTATCTTTTCTTCCTACGAACTTTGACGGTTTTCATCGTGTAGGTACCATTTTAGCCTGAGTAGCAGTCCCTTTCTTCAACGTAATTGTTAACCTTCTctcaaaaaaatattgttaaatttaacattttgtgtTAATTCAGTTCTGTTTGACTAATATTCAGTTTGAGAGATAgctatagcatcactcagacaagatgttctgttaaatttaacaaattattttatttagagTAGGTTAACAATTACGTTGACAAATTCACATTAATTTGAAGTGTATGTTGAAGCGATAGACCGAAACAACGGACTAATCTTCAGACTTTTTTCGTTTCTCCATAGTTTTGGAATTTCCCCTCCCTTTACCATTATTTCCTCACAACTTCATCAATTGGTATTTCGGTTTTGAatttggtttcctctcctgttAAAATTCGGTGCCTTCCTAACTAGGGTAGTTTGGTAtcctcttatttatttatccgcCTTCACAGTATGCGATTAGTGGAATTGAATTCTCGAATGCGACAAGTCTGTACTAAAAGTAGCGTTCAGATGATGTGACTAGTCCAGTGTTACAATGGAATGAAATAGCGCATGTTCTATAGTTCGTCGCCGTCGATACTTCGTCAATGAATCCACGACAGTTATATCGTCCCTTGCTGCCAGTATCGCTAGTCGCATCAATTAAGCCTCACCGAATTCGACTTCGAAGAAAAACGGAACAACTCTTATTTGGCACAGTTCGTGTTGCGCTCTCACATGGTTTAAAAGGACCAAAATCGCCAAAGTTCTGGAGGACATGTTTGATGTATTTGTAGCACAGCCACTGAACACttacgcggtcgctgtgagttcaattcgagctcatgctggcttcctctcggtaCGTGTGAAGgatctcccagcaacctgcggatggccatgggtttcttctgggctctgcccggtttactcccaacATGATGCTGGcggccctcgtataagtgaaataatcttgagggaggcataaaacaccaattaaataaataaataaatcttataacTTATGTTAAACATGAAGCTTGACTTATAAATATACACTaatctttttttaattaactaattaaagaatatgtttttttgtgCCTCGTTAGCCATATCCATACCTTATTGTGCCAAGATCCATATCTGACGAATAGCATTGTCCCGATTTTATTGATTTGGTGAttgaaaaaagtgaaatgttaaACCTCATTAGACCAGGATAGGCCGTGCAATTTCATCACCGTGCaatataaaaaatgttataCTTAGTCAATGCTCTTTACCCTCAAAATAGAAGCGATCAGGAATGAGTTTAGGAAGCGTTATGAAGGTGGCCTCTTTCTGATTTGATGCGGTTAGGCGCGTTGTTGTTACGTGAGAATTTCGTACAAGGAAACACTCATGTTGATATTTACATCCTTAGGTCAATTTTAAGATGCTCTCTAATAGAATACATGATTTAACTGGTTACAAATATCACACTTAAGGCAGATCAACTGCATTTATAATAAACCAgagacaaaaacatttttgaatccATTAGATCGAGCGGTATTACCTATCCATACGCAGATCTGCGATAGTCAGCCTTAGTTGAATTGAGCATAAACGTATACACATCCTATATTTTATGCATGGGAGGGGAACATCTGTCCGCAGAAGATGCTGAAATACTTTGACATTTATACGATACGGATGTGGTATCCAGGTCAGCTGTATACCGTACAGTCCGGTGATATCCTTCACTTGACTGAAATAGTGGATGAGAAAACgagaaagatttaaaatagcTAAGGGCTTTTTTCTGGACGAATTTGCTGACAATGTTGTCTGCCATGTTTgcaagtttgtcagtaacttgcccaaagGCTGCGCGTTTACAGCGggggcactccgatttcctccacccctgAAACTGGccgcaatcgtataagtgaaaaattcacgagtatgtaagtaaataaataaacaagtaaataattaaataaagcgTCCTTCCCTTGCCCATTATATCGATGTGGTTGCTTTTATAGAACGCCATAGCGTAATGCCACGCCTAGTTATGCCTATAGAACTTACCCATATACCTGCACTGCAACAAACCACACTTCAGCCTGTTataactcatttatttatttatttgtttgtttgtttctccgtactgaaaaatgtttcacttttacaataTCGGTGAGCGTTTTGAAAGAACGTTAGACTCGGCAAACGTCCGTCAGCGATTGAAATTAAGACAGACGTTTTATAAAGCAACATGTCgaacaattttccagtaatttttttttctggtcctTCGTTTTGGTGTCCTGTTAGGTGTCCATATAAGCAGAGGCCTATATATTAGTTAGGCTAATGTCTGTTATGACCCAACGCCTTGAACTGTGTCAAACTTAAGCTACAtagatatttgcattttttttttcatcattttgaccCTTTGAGCACTTATTAGGGAAGTTATTTACAAATTGGAATGTTGGAATGTAAAAAATGGGTGTCGTACTCAGGGTAAAACCACCGACATTTTACCGACAAGTTTCTGGGATTTACTAGTAATACAAACTCCTGTTTCATGGCTTAGTGACCTTGCCAGGTTTTGCACTATTTACATATGCTGTACAGACTGTTCTGTTGTCTGACATGCTATAATTTCCGGCTATTATCAGCCGTAGTCCTCTGAATTATAACGTTGTTCACTTCCCTATACCGCCTTATGTTATCTTTCGCCCCCCTCATCTGTTTTTCGCTGCCTTATGCGCCCGAAAGTGCCCGGAAGTGCGCATAACCGCTTTCACAAAGGTTTGGTGTGGAggacataatttatttatttgattggtgttttatgccgtactcaagactatttcactatCATGCGTTgtcgtgggaggaaactgggcagagctcgggagAGCAAGGCATAATTATGCATTTCTATTGGTTAATT
Proteins encoded in this region:
- the LOC135476612 gene encoding MAP kinase-activated protein kinase 5-like isoform X1, which translates into the protein MCKGKMMDWRKPGFRKVIKTNSILDDYDVFWHKKLGTGISGPVRLCIKKATREKFALKCLPDTPRSRTEVNLHVMCSGHPNIVEVYNVYANDVQFPKEQQPRARLLVVMELMQGGELFDKISHSKYFTEKLAAKYMHQIAHAVQRCHSLNIAHRDLKPENLLLKDSSEAAGIKLSDFGFAKIDDGNLKTPHFTPYYVAPEVLQAQSYQQQRRQGVIVTSKPYTYDKSCDMWSLGVILYIMLCGYPPFYSETPSRQITDVMKKKIISGEYEFSEDDWLSISPEAKDVVRRLLHVDPSMRLNIDDLLSHPWLNDAPDTALKSPAIISNKDGFEDIKLACSVQLTTLRVPDVSITLKPLPHVTNPIIRKRNLRRGHQSVDQSEEPPRKQSFDSCQVTTLRDIIAYCIRPPKADEDDTKLNDLVTRALHFNNESEVLSDKLTQWQWDGQKFNQKVDKNSFAESLRQLIQQISAHSVDSSKTS
- the LOC135476612 gene encoding MAP kinase-activated protein kinase 5-like isoform X2; this translates as MDLERDRLRIKTNSILDDYDVFWHKKLGTGISGPVRLCIKKATREKFALKCLPDTPRSRTEVNLHVMCSGHPNIVEVYNVYANDVQFPKEQQPRARLLVVMELMQGGELFDKISHSKYFTEKLAAKYMHQIAHAVQRCHSLNIAHRDLKPENLLLKDSSEAAGIKLSDFGFAKIDDGNLKTPHFTPYYVAPEVLQAQSYQQQRRQGVIVTSKPYTYDKSCDMWSLGVILYIMLCGYPPFYSETPSRQITDVMKKKIISGEYEFSEDDWLSISPEAKDVVRRLLHVDPSMRLNIDDLLSHPWLNDAPDTALKSPAIISNKDGFEDIKLACSVQLTTLRVPDVSITLKPLPHVTNPIIRKRNLRRGHQSVDQSEEPPRKQSFDSCQVTTLRDIIAYCIRPPKADEDDTKLNDLVTRALHFNNESEVLSDKLTQWQWDGQKFNQKVDKNSFAESLRQLIQQISAHSVDSSKTS
- the LOC135476612 gene encoding MAP kinase-activated protein kinase 5-like isoform X3 translates to MCKGKMMDWRKPGFRKVIKTNSILDDYDVFWHKKLGTGISGPVRLCIKKATREKFALKCLPDTPRSRTEVNLHVMCSGHPNIVEVYNVYANDVQFPKEQQPRARLLVVMELMQGGELFDKISHSKYFTEKLAAKYMHQIAHAVQRCHSLNIAHRDLKPENLLLKDSSEAAGIKLSDFGFAKIDDGNLKTPHFTPYYVAPEVLQAQSYQQQRRQGVIVTSKPYTYDKSCDMWSLGVILYIMLCGYPPFYSETPSRQITDVMKKKIISGEYEFSEDDWLSISPEAKDVVRRLLHVDPSMRLNIDDLLSHPWLNDAPDTALKSPAIISNKDGFEDIKLACSVQLTTLRVPDVSITLKPLPHVTNPIIRKRNLRRGHQSVDQSEEPPRKQSFDSCQVTTLRDIIAYCIRPPKADEDDTKLNDLVTRALHFNNESEVLSDKLTQWQWDDPVGSLSHFCTETTILIGVKI